From the genome of Pelobacter propionicus DSM 2379, one region includes:
- the der gene encoding ribosome biogenesis GTPase Der, whose amino-acid sequence MKPLVALVGRPNVGKSTLFNRLLGHRRAIVDDTPGVTRDRNYALINRFEKPFILIDTGGFEPVTEDRLLQQMREQSSLAMEEADVIIFMMDARSGLTPADVEVANMLRRVKKPVMYVVNKVDGEKLENDSAEFYSLGVENLYTISAEHNRGVYDLMDDLLELLPLDSGPESGEEITRIAVVGRPNVGKSSLVNRLLGFERVVANPTAGTTRDSVDTLFMCNKKPYLLIDTAGIRRKGKTTEKLEKYSVVDALRSIERADVVLVVLDATQGVTEQDERIAGYVHEAGRACVFVLNKWDAIEKDNSTFGLYVDKVRTGFKYLAYAPIVFVSAMTGQRTAKVMESVDEVMEQFSRRVTTSDLNRVFSEATSSHHAPLAHGRRVKFYFATQVTTRPPCFVVFTNQPDSIHFSYERYLINQFREAFGFNGTPLRIIFRGREKNSPSRRPVKDS is encoded by the coding sequence ATGAAACCTCTCGTCGCCCTGGTGGGCCGTCCCAATGTGGGCAAATCAACCCTGTTCAACCGTCTCTTGGGCCATCGCCGCGCCATTGTGGACGATACCCCCGGCGTCACCCGTGACCGCAACTACGCCCTGATCAATCGCTTCGAGAAGCCGTTCATCCTGATCGACACCGGCGGGTTCGAGCCGGTTACCGAAGACCGGCTGCTGCAGCAGATGCGCGAGCAGTCCAGCCTGGCCATGGAAGAGGCCGACGTGATCATCTTCATGATGGACGCCCGCAGCGGCCTGACGCCGGCCGACGTGGAGGTGGCTAACATGCTGCGCCGCGTCAAGAAGCCGGTCATGTACGTGGTCAACAAGGTGGATGGCGAGAAGCTGGAGAACGATTCCGCCGAGTTCTACTCCCTGGGGGTGGAGAACCTGTACACCATCTCTGCTGAGCACAACCGCGGCGTGTACGACCTGATGGATGACCTGCTGGAACTGCTGCCCCTGGACAGCGGCCCCGAATCCGGCGAAGAGATCACCCGCATCGCGGTGGTCGGGCGCCCCAACGTGGGCAAATCATCCCTGGTCAACCGCCTGTTGGGGTTCGAGCGGGTGGTGGCCAATCCCACTGCCGGCACGACCCGCGATTCCGTCGACACGCTGTTCATGTGCAACAAGAAGCCGTACCTGCTGATCGACACCGCCGGCATCCGCCGCAAGGGGAAGACCACCGAGAAACTGGAGAAGTACAGCGTGGTGGATGCCCTGCGCAGCATCGAGCGGGCCGATGTGGTGCTGGTGGTGCTGGACGCCACCCAGGGGGTGACGGAGCAGGACGAGCGCATCGCCGGATACGTGCACGAGGCGGGCAGGGCGTGTGTGTTCGTGCTCAACAAGTGGGACGCCATCGAAAAGGACAACAGCACCTTCGGCCTGTACGTGGACAAGGTCAGGACCGGTTTTAAGTACCTGGCCTATGCGCCCATCGTCTTTGTTTCGGCCATGACCGGCCAGCGCACCGCCAAGGTCATGGAATCGGTGGACGAGGTCATGGAGCAGTTCAGCCGCAGGGTGACCACCTCCGACCTGAACCGCGTCTTCTCCGAAGCCACCAGTTCCCACCATGCGCCGCTGGCCCATGGCCGGCGGGTAAAGTTCTATTTCGCCACCCAGGTAACCACCCGCCCTCCCTGCTTCGTCGTCTTCACCAATCAGCCTGACAGCATCCACTTCTCCTACGAGCGCTACCTGATCAACCAGTTCAGAGAGGCCTTCGGTTTCAACGGCACCCCCTTGAGGATCATTTTCAGGGGGAGGGAGAAAAACAGCCCCTCACGCAGGCCTGTTAAGGATTCATAA
- the yrfG gene encoding GMP/IMP nucleotidase has translation MNIDWKHIDTVLLDMDGTLLDRHFDDHFWLEHVPRRWAERNKTSLEQAKKHLYALFNSQENTLNWTDLDYWSSHLRLDIPLLKKEVEHLIAVHPYVVEFLLFLRQHGKHAWLVTNAHSKTLDLKMKKTMLGPYFSGIVSAHQVGLPKEDDRFWGELRRFIPYDPRRTLLGEDSETNLGTAARFGIRYLVYISRFSSRLQPEPSSTYQSIHYFSQLIPGFGEAG, from the coding sequence ATGAACATCGACTGGAAACACATCGACACCGTCCTGCTGGACATGGACGGGACACTGCTGGACCGTCATTTTGACGACCACTTCTGGCTGGAGCACGTCCCCCGGCGCTGGGCCGAGCGGAACAAAACCTCGCTGGAGCAGGCTAAGAAGCATCTTTATGCCCTGTTCAACTCCCAGGAGAACACCCTCAACTGGACCGACCTGGACTACTGGTCGAGCCACCTGCGCCTGGATATACCGCTGCTCAAGAAGGAGGTCGAGCACCTGATCGCCGTGCACCCCTACGTGGTGGAGTTCCTGCTCTTTCTGCGCCAGCACGGAAAGCACGCCTGGCTGGTCACCAACGCCCACTCCAAGACCCTCGACCTGAAGATGAAAAAGACCATGCTAGGACCCTATTTCAGCGGCATTGTCTCCGCCCACCAGGTGGGGCTCCCCAAAGAGGACGACCGTTTCTGGGGCGAACTGCGGCGCTTCATCCCCTATGATCCCAGGAGGACCCTGCTGGGGGAGGACAGCGAGACCAATCTGGGCACCGCCGCGCGCTTCGGCATCAGATACCTGGTGTACATCAGCCGCTTCAGTTCCCGGCTCCAGCCAGAGCCGTCGTCAACCTACCAGTCGATCCACTACTTCAGCCAGCTGATCCCCGGTTTCGGCGAGGCGGGCTGA
- the era gene encoding GTPase Era: MKNNVNRFGYVSIVGRPNVGKSTLLNRIIGEKIAITSDKPQTTRNRIQGIHNIANGQIVFIDTPGIHACHSRLNKGMVDAALAALRGVDLLLLVVDAGGAIDDRLVRDVLGGTGTPVMLVLNKVDLLADKRVLLERMAAWSQLYPFREILPISAGSGEGVDGLIETVCGYLPEGQPLFPDDILTDLPERFIVAEMIREKIFRLTRDEIPYSTAVTVESFTERPNGVVAISAAICLERPNQKGIIIGKKGEMLKKIGSQARHDIERLLGTRVFLELFVKIEENWSERTSKLREFGYE, encoded by the coding sequence ATGAAAAACAACGTCAACAGATTCGGCTATGTCTCCATCGTCGGTCGTCCCAACGTGGGCAAGTCCACGTTGCTCAACCGCATCATCGGCGAGAAGATCGCCATCACCTCGGACAAGCCGCAGACCACCCGCAACCGCATCCAGGGGATTCACAACATCGCCAACGGCCAGATCGTCTTCATCGATACCCCCGGCATTCATGCCTGCCATTCGCGCCTGAACAAGGGGATGGTGGACGCCGCCCTGGCAGCACTGCGGGGGGTGGACCTGCTGCTTTTGGTGGTGGATGCGGGGGGCGCGATTGACGACCGGCTGGTGCGCGACGTCCTGGGCGGCACAGGCACGCCGGTCATGCTGGTGCTCAACAAGGTCGACCTTTTGGCTGACAAGCGGGTTCTGCTGGAGAGAATGGCGGCCTGGTCGCAACTGTACCCCTTCCGGGAGATCCTGCCGATCTCGGCCGGAAGCGGCGAGGGGGTGGATGGGCTGATCGAGACGGTCTGCGGCTACCTCCCCGAGGGACAGCCCCTGTTCCCCGACGACATCCTCACCGATCTGCCGGAGAGGTTCATCGTGGCCGAGATGATCCGCGAGAAGATCTTCCGCCTGACCCGCGATGAGATCCCCTATTCCACGGCTGTCACGGTGGAGAGCTTCACCGAGCGCCCCAATGGCGTGGTGGCCATCTCCGCCGCCATCTGCCTGGAACGCCCCAACCAGAAGGGGATCATCATCGGCAAGAAGGGGGAGATGCTGAAGAAGATCGGCAGCCAGGCCCGCCACGATATCGAGCGACTGCTGGGAACGCGCGTTTTTCTGGAACTGTTCGTCAAGATCGAGGAGAACTGGAGCGAGCGCACCTCGAAACTGAGAGAGTTCGGCTACGAGTAG
- a CDS encoding glutamine--tRNA ligase/YqeY domain fusion protein → MSTESVAPSNFLRTIIDDDLKSGKHGSIVTRFPPEPNGYLHIGHAKSICLNFGLARDFGGRCHLRFDDTNPAKEDREYIESIKESVRWLGFDWGEHLYYASDYFQQLYDWAEYLIQQGKAYVEDLSAEEIRAHRGTLTEPGKESPFRNRSVEENLTLFRAMKRGDFPEGSRVLRARIDMSSPNLNLRDPVLYRIIHAPHPHVGDSWRIYPMYDFAHGQSDAIEGITHSICTLEFEDHKPLYEWFLDNLPVPARPRQYEFARLNLTYTVMSKRKLNELVTQRIVGGWDDPRLPTLMGLRRRGYTPASIRAFCERIGVGRGDSWIDMSVLEECLREDLNERAPRVMGVLKPLKVVIDNYPEGQVEEFEAANHPQKPEMGSRTVSFSRELFIEQDDFMQEPSKGFFRMAPGKEVRLRYAYIVRCTGVVSDDNGVVTEVHCQYDPASRGGTAADGRKIKGTIHWVSAPHAVAAEVRLFDYLFNDANPDRGGVDYKQFLNPDSVEILTNCKLEASLATAGSDTQVQFERLGYFRTDSGDSRPGRLVFNRSVTLKDTRAKKLDIKEQHSTI, encoded by the coding sequence ATGTCAACAGAAAGCGTAGCTCCATCCAACTTCCTCCGTACGATCATCGATGACGACCTGAAAAGCGGCAAGCACGGCTCAATCGTGACCCGTTTCCCGCCCGAGCCCAACGGATATCTGCACATCGGCCATGCCAAGTCCATCTGCCTCAACTTCGGCCTGGCCCGGGACTTCGGCGGCCGCTGCCACCTGCGCTTCGATGACACCAATCCGGCCAAGGAGGATAGGGAGTACATCGAATCCATCAAGGAGAGCGTGCGCTGGCTCGGTTTCGACTGGGGAGAACACCTGTACTATGCTTCCGACTATTTCCAGCAGCTCTACGACTGGGCCGAGTACCTGATCCAACAGGGCAAGGCCTATGTTGAGGACCTGAGCGCCGAGGAGATCCGCGCTCACCGCGGCACCCTGACCGAACCGGGAAAGGAGAGTCCCTTCCGCAATCGCTCCGTTGAGGAGAACCTGACCCTGTTCCGCGCCATGAAGAGGGGCGATTTCCCCGAGGGGAGCAGGGTCCTGCGAGCCAGGATCGATATGTCCTCCCCCAACCTGAACCTGCGCGACCCGGTGCTGTACCGCATCATCCACGCCCCCCACCCGCACGTGGGGGACAGCTGGCGCATCTACCCCATGTACGACTTTGCCCATGGCCAGTCCGACGCCATCGAGGGGATCACCCACTCCATCTGCACCCTGGAGTTCGAGGACCACAAGCCGCTCTACGAGTGGTTCCTGGACAACCTGCCGGTGCCGGCCCGGCCGCGGCAGTACGAATTCGCCCGCCTCAATCTGACCTACACGGTGATGAGCAAGCGCAAGCTGAACGAGCTGGTCACCCAGCGCATCGTGGGTGGATGGGACGACCCCCGCCTGCCGACCCTGATGGGGCTGCGCCGGCGCGGCTACACCCCCGCCTCCATCCGCGCCTTCTGCGAGCGCATCGGCGTCGGCCGCGGGGACTCCTGGATCGACATGTCGGTGCTGGAGGAGTGTCTGCGCGAGGACCTGAACGAACGGGCGCCGCGGGTCATGGGAGTGCTGAAGCCCCTCAAGGTGGTCATCGACAACTATCCCGAGGGGCAGGTGGAGGAGTTCGAGGCTGCCAACCATCCCCAAAAGCCGGAGATGGGCAGCCGCACGGTCTCCTTTTCCCGCGAACTGTTCATCGAACAGGACGACTTCATGCAGGAACCGTCTAAGGGGTTCTTCCGCATGGCCCCGGGCAAGGAGGTGCGCCTGCGTTACGCCTATATCGTGCGCTGCACCGGCGTTGTCAGCGACGACAACGGCGTCGTCACCGAGGTGCACTGCCAGTACGACCCGGCCTCGCGGGGGGGGACCGCCGCTGACGGCCGCAAGATCAAGGGGACCATCCACTGGGTGTCGGCCCCCCATGCCGTTGCTGCCGAGGTGCGGCTGTTCGACTACCTGTTCAACGACGCCAATCCGGACAGGGGAGGGGTGGACTACAAGCAGTTCCTCAATCCCGATTCGGTGGAAATTCTGACCAACTGCAAGCTGGAGGCGAGCCTGGCCACTGCCGGCAGCGACACCCAGGTGCAGTTCGAGCGCCTGGGCTACTTCCGCACCGACTCCGGGGACTCCCGGCCAGGCAGACTGGTCTTCAACCGTAGCGTGACCCTGAAAGATACCCGCGCCAAGAAGCTAGACATAAAGGAACAGCATTCAACCATATGA
- the miaB gene encoding tRNA (N6-isopentenyl adenosine(37)-C2)-methylthiotransferase MiaB, with protein sequence MTQNYVYIETFGCQMNVNDSERILTMLADIGYVPTQEPARARLILLNTCSVRAGAEEKVYRRLENLVVLKRHNSRLIIGVGGCVAQQEGEALLERIPKLDLVFGTHNLHLLNDMVLAAERGERKSETSFIDNDQRLDLFPPIRGTARISSFVTVMQGCENYCSYCIVPYVRGPEVSRRSGDILREVRQLADQGVREVALLGQNVNSYGLKSSAEPSFAELIRLVAAVDGIRRIRFFTSHPKDMSPELIACFGDLPALCSQLHLPAQSGSDNVLARMGRGYTREEYLEKVRALRAVRPDIVFTGDMIVGFPGETEEEFQETLSLMEEVRYIDLFSFAYSPRPGTRAAELADDLSRGEKQSRLERLQALQKRTTMEINDVLLGTRQTVLVEREGKRPGQISGKADNGRTVNFSGDRSLIGTFVDLRIIQVFQNSLLGELLPG encoded by the coding sequence ATGACTCAGAACTACGTATACATCGAAACTTTTGGCTGCCAGATGAATGTGAACGATTCCGAGCGAATCCTGACCATGCTGGCCGATATAGGCTATGTGCCGACCCAGGAGCCGGCCCGTGCCCGCTTGATCCTGCTCAATACCTGCAGCGTGCGTGCAGGGGCCGAGGAAAAAGTCTACCGTCGCCTGGAAAACCTGGTGGTACTCAAGCGGCACAACAGTCGCCTGATCATCGGCGTCGGCGGCTGCGTGGCCCAGCAGGAGGGCGAGGCACTCCTGGAGCGCATCCCCAAGCTGGATCTGGTCTTCGGCACCCACAACCTGCACCTGCTGAACGACATGGTGCTGGCTGCCGAGCGGGGCGAGCGGAAGAGCGAGACCTCCTTTATCGACAACGACCAGCGCCTGGACCTCTTTCCCCCCATCAGGGGGACGGCTCGGATCAGCAGCTTCGTGACCGTCATGCAGGGGTGCGAAAACTACTGCTCCTACTGTATCGTGCCCTACGTGCGGGGACCGGAGGTCAGCCGCCGCTCCGGGGATATCCTCCGTGAGGTTCGGCAACTGGCTGATCAGGGGGTACGGGAGGTGGCGCTCCTGGGACAGAATGTCAACTCCTACGGCCTGAAGAGCAGCGCGGAGCCAAGCTTCGCTGAGCTCATCAGGCTGGTCGCCGCCGTGGACGGCATCAGGCGCATCCGCTTCTTCACCTCCCATCCCAAGGACATGTCCCCCGAGCTGATCGCCTGTTTCGGTGATCTGCCGGCCCTGTGCAGCCAGCTCCACCTGCCGGCCCAGTCGGGAAGCGACAACGTGCTTGCACGCATGGGACGGGGCTATACCCGTGAAGAGTACCTGGAGAAGGTCCGGGCACTGCGGGCGGTCCGTCCCGACATCGTCTTCACCGGCGACATGATCGTCGGTTTTCCGGGCGAAACCGAGGAGGAGTTCCAGGAGACCCTCTCCCTGATGGAGGAGGTACGGTACATCGACCTGTTTTCCTTCGCCTATTCGCCGCGCCCCGGTACCAGGGCCGCGGAGTTGGCCGACGACCTGTCCCGCGGGGAAAAGCAGAGTCGCCTGGAGCGGTTGCAGGCGCTCCAGAAGCGCACCACCATGGAGATCAACGATGTACTGCTCGGTACGCGCCAGACCGTGCTGGTGGAGAGGGAGGGAAAACGCCCCGGCCAGATCTCCGGCAAGGCCGACAACGGCCGCACCGTCAACTTCAGCGGCGACAGGAGCCTGATCGGTACCTTCGTCGATCTGCGAATCATCCAGGTGTTCCAGAATTCGCTCCTGGGGGAACTGCTCCCGGGGTGA
- a CDS encoding serine protein kinase PrkA, protein MSNVDKALRHLNRKISEREQSQTIGFDEFLRILATRPTSVVRNVFQTFHDMIHGYVGVGVDEYPDDPESINYVNYDCANLFVKDTDHPFFADRLFANRLINHVDAMKSSARQNKIYIFEGPPGSGKSTFLNTLLLKFEEYANSAAGMRYEVVWRLDRRLLARINETQLSSFVDRLTNLLDEYELGQADQLEMKKGEAYSSDYVEIPCPSHDHPLLLIPKRDRRTFFDELFKNDEFKWKLFTDKEFEWVFRETPCTICSSIFNALIQRMPTSMDIYRMIHARPYRFNRRLGEGITVFNPGDRPMKQNMITNEQLQRKIDVLLGDSNAVKYHFSSFAKTNNGIYALMDVKSHNSERLLELHNIISEGIHKVEELEENVKSLFIALMNPEDEKAIEGFPSFSDRIEFINIPYVMDLHTEVEIYRNTFGKHIDESFLPRVLHNFARIIIATRMNKKSPAMLEWIENPASYANYCDENLLLLKMEIYCGHIPPWLTEEDRKRLTAKRRRRIIDESEQEGVTGFSGRDSIKLFNEFYSAHARKDGLISMQSLISYFTKWRTDLSEMLPEHFLDSVVKNYDYGVLQEVKESLYYYNDEQISRDLLNYLFALNFESGAVTLCSFTNDKLEISEDFLRSIEGRLIGMDMADEARLAFRRETQKEYASRTLTQEILASGKDPRETGLFQALHERYVHNLKEKVLEPFVDNENFRRAIKDFDTEAFKTYDKRIRDDVTFLINNLCASRLHYSKQSAKEVCVYVIDQDLARRFSS, encoded by the coding sequence ATGTCAAACGTCGATAAAGCCCTACGGCACCTGAACCGCAAGATCAGCGAACGAGAGCAGAGCCAGACCATCGGCTTCGACGAGTTCCTGAGAATCCTGGCCACGCGCCCCACTTCAGTGGTGCGCAATGTCTTTCAGACATTCCATGACATGATCCACGGCTATGTGGGTGTGGGGGTGGACGAATACCCGGACGACCCGGAGTCGATCAACTACGTCAACTACGATTGCGCCAACCTGTTCGTCAAGGATACGGATCACCCCTTCTTTGCCGACCGCCTCTTCGCCAACCGCCTGATCAACCATGTGGATGCCATGAAGAGCAGCGCGCGCCAGAACAAGATCTACATCTTCGAGGGGCCTCCCGGTTCCGGCAAGAGCACCTTCCTCAACACCCTGCTGCTGAAATTCGAGGAATACGCCAACAGTGCGGCGGGAATGCGCTACGAGGTGGTCTGGAGACTGGACCGGCGCCTGCTGGCGCGGATCAACGAGACCCAGCTGTCGTCGTTCGTGGACCGTCTCACCAACCTGCTGGACGAATACGAGCTGGGTCAGGCCGATCAGCTGGAGATGAAGAAGGGAGAGGCGTACAGCAGCGATTACGTGGAGATTCCCTGCCCTTCCCACGACCACCCGCTGCTGCTGATTCCCAAACGGGACCGGCGCACCTTCTTCGACGAGCTCTTCAAGAACGACGAGTTCAAGTGGAAGCTCTTCACCGACAAGGAGTTCGAGTGGGTCTTCCGCGAGACCCCCTGCACCATCTGCAGCTCCATCTTCAACGCCCTGATCCAGCGCATGCCCACCTCCATGGACATCTACCGCATGATCCACGCCCGCCCCTATCGCTTCAACCGCCGACTGGGGGAGGGAATAACGGTCTTCAATCCGGGCGACAGGCCGATGAAGCAGAACATGATCACCAACGAGCAATTGCAGCGCAAGATCGACGTCCTGCTGGGGGACAGCAACGCCGTCAAGTATCATTTCTCCAGTTTCGCCAAGACCAATAACGGCATCTATGCGCTGATGGACGTGAAATCCCACAACTCCGAGCGGTTGCTGGAGTTGCACAACATCATCAGCGAGGGGATTCACAAAGTGGAGGAACTGGAGGAGAACGTCAAATCGCTCTTCATTGCCCTGATGAACCCCGAGGACGAGAAGGCCATCGAAGGGTTCCCGTCATTCAGCGACCGCATCGAGTTCATCAACATCCCCTATGTCATGGACCTGCACACCGAGGTGGAGATCTACCGCAACACCTTCGGCAAGCATATCGACGAGAGCTTCCTGCCACGGGTGCTGCACAACTTCGCCCGCATCATCATCGCCACCCGCATGAACAAGAAATCGCCGGCCATGCTGGAATGGATCGAGAATCCTGCCAGCTATGCCAACTACTGCGATGAAAACCTGCTGCTGCTCAAGATGGAGATCTACTGCGGACACATCCCTCCCTGGCTGACCGAGGAGGATCGCAAGCGCTTGACCGCAAAGCGACGGCGCCGGATCATCGACGAGTCGGAACAGGAAGGGGTGACCGGCTTCTCCGGCCGGGACTCCATCAAGCTGTTCAACGAATTCTATTCCGCCCATGCCCGCAAGGACGGGCTGATCTCCATGCAGAGCCTGATCAGCTACTTTACCAAGTGGCGCACGGACTTAAGCGAGATGCTGCCGGAACACTTTCTGGATTCGGTGGTAAAAAACTACGACTACGGTGTTCTCCAGGAGGTCAAGGAGTCGCTCTACTACTACAACGACGAGCAGATCTCCCGCGACTTGCTCAACTACCTGTTCGCGCTCAACTTCGAGTCGGGTGCGGTGACGTTGTGCAGCTTCACGAACGACAAGCTGGAGATCAGCGAGGATTTCCTGCGCTCCATCGAGGGGCGCCTGATCGGCATGGATATGGCCGACGAGGCGCGACTGGCCTTCCGCCGGGAAACCCAGAAGGAGTACGCCTCCCGCACCCTGACCCAGGAGATTCTGGCTTCCGGGAAGGATCCTCGTGAGACGGGGCTGTTCCAGGCGCTCCACGAACGCTATGTGCACAACCTGAAGGAGAAGGTGCTGGAACCGTTCGTGGACAATGAGAATTTCCGTCGGGCCATCAAGGATTTCGACACCGAAGCGTTCAAGACCTATGACAAGCGCATTCGCGATGACGTGACCTTCCTGATCAACAATCTCTGCGCATCCCGCCTGCACTACAGCAAGCAGAGCGCCAAGGAGGTCTGCGTCTACGTCATTGATCAGGACCTGGCCCGCAGGTTCTCTTCCTGA
- a CDS encoding response regulator: protein MSLVGNLEELDLGEILQIIGLSRKSGTLSLRSTGCEAVIVFSHGQVVRASSSQFPQSLGELLTTSAVIDPIVLRKALALQQSEGFLERLGAILVKHFNINPEVIEEVVARQVEKVVLSLFDLTSGSFDFQVQDLVETVYDTRMDPLQFMLKQGLNPQLLAMEGAQEERRRVDDGEAVFERPDGRVVAEPRNPLVVVDDDAPTLQAVTAGLREAGYEVFPLEHSEDTLITVESLLRRGNRPTVLIDLIMPRMDGTGVLGGIELMEQLQGNFGDLPLILISDYRYGEAEAHALERGCPLLIKPRRSEITRPEVLGEFIDLLLFEINRMNGEAEASRERKNVNLGDELRLEMEDDAAPAPSSGEAASGADALLGGMLEELKNADTQGGVALLLLRFAAEFVNRAVVFAVHDMIVSGVGQFGICEGAITGDERVRAINFPLGWDSMFREAGKSGRSGIFTPAMTPLDCQILKQLGGDTPAEVFIGPIMGSSGLIGFLYGDNLPDGGPLSGTETLAMFLALAGSAMERGLQPSRGRA from the coding sequence ATGAGTCTTGTCGGAAACCTGGAAGAGCTCGATCTTGGCGAGATACTGCAGATCATCGGCCTCAGCAGGAAATCGGGAACCCTTTCCCTGCGAAGCACGGGGTGCGAGGCGGTTATCGTATTCAGCCATGGCCAGGTCGTCCGTGCCTCCTCCAGCCAGTTCCCCCAGAGTTTGGGGGAACTGCTCACCACAAGCGCCGTCATTGATCCCATCGTCCTCCGCAAAGCCCTGGCCCTGCAGCAGTCCGAGGGCTTTCTGGAACGCCTCGGCGCCATCCTCGTCAAACATTTCAACATCAACCCGGAGGTGATCGAAGAGGTTGTGGCTCGGCAGGTGGAGAAGGTGGTGCTCTCCCTGTTCGATCTGACCAGCGGCTCTTTCGATTTTCAGGTTCAGGACCTGGTGGAAACGGTCTATGACACCAGGATGGACCCGCTGCAGTTCATGCTCAAGCAGGGGCTGAATCCGCAATTGCTGGCCATGGAGGGGGCGCAGGAAGAGAGGCGCCGGGTCGATGACGGAGAGGCGGTTTTTGAGCGCCCGGACGGCCGCGTGGTGGCGGAACCGCGCAACCCGCTGGTGGTGGTTGATGACGACGCGCCCACGCTGCAGGCCGTAACCGCCGGGTTGCGGGAAGCTGGGTATGAGGTTTTTCCCTTGGAGCACAGCGAGGATACGCTGATCACGGTGGAGAGCCTGCTACGTAGGGGCAATCGTCCCACGGTCCTGATCGACCTGATCATGCCCAGGATGGATGGAACCGGAGTCCTGGGGGGGATCGAGCTGATGGAACAGCTGCAGGGGAATTTCGGCGATCTCCCCCTGATCCTGATCAGCGACTACCGCTACGGTGAAGCCGAGGCCCACGCCCTTGAGCGTGGCTGTCCTCTACTCATCAAGCCGCGGCGCTCGGAGATCACCAGGCCGGAGGTGCTGGGTGAATTCATCGATCTGCTGCTTTTTGAGATCAACCGCATGAACGGTGAAGCGGAAGCGTCCCGGGAGCGGAAAAACGTTAACCTGGGGGATGAACTGCGCCTGGAGATGGAAGATGACGCAGCCCCAGCCCCGTCCAGCGGTGAAGCCGCGAGCGGGGCTGATGCGCTGTTGGGGGGGATGCTGGAGGAGCTGAAGAACGCCGATACCCAGGGGGGCGTAGCGCTCCTACTGCTGCGTTTCGCGGCGGAATTCGTGAACCGTGCCGTGGTATTCGCCGTGCATGACATGATTGTTTCCGGTGTGGGGCAGTTCGGTATCTGCGAAGGCGCGATCACGGGGGACGAGCGGGTGCGGGCCATCAACTTCCCCCTGGGATGGGACTCCATGTTCCGGGAAGCGGGAAAAAGCGGGCGCTCCGGCATATTCACGCCGGCCATGACTCCGCTGGACTGCCAGATCCTCAAACAACTGGGGGGCGACACGCCGGCGGAAGTGTTCATCGGACCGATCATGGGCAGCTCCGGCCTGATCGGTTTTCTGTACGGCGATAACCTGCCCGATGGCGGGCCGCTCAGCGGGACTGAAACCCTGGCCATGTTCCTGGCCCTGGCCGGCAGCGCCATGGAACGGGGATTACAGCCGTCGCGGGGTCGCGCGTGA
- a CDS encoding YtxH domain-containing protein encodes MEEERKSRRVAAGALLLVAGGIIGAGAALLMAPQSGRRTRRDISRCAQKVKTRADEKMEDIAVSISDLVETVGEKTDDLLDRGKDLAGGTRKELIRLIEEGASALEKFRARLRRM; translated from the coding sequence ATGGAAGAGGAACGGAAAAGCAGACGAGTTGCGGCTGGGGCATTGCTGCTGGTGGCGGGCGGGATCATCGGTGCGGGTGCGGCCCTGCTGATGGCGCCCCAGTCCGGACGCAGGACCAGGCGCGATATCTCCCGCTGTGCCCAGAAGGTTAAGACGCGGGCCGACGAGAAGATGGAGGATATCGCGGTGAGCATCTCCGATCTGGTGGAAACGGTGGGGGAGAAGACCGATGACCTGCTGGACAGGGGCAAGGACCTCGCCGGCGGCACCCGCAAGGAGCTGATCCGGTTGATCGAGGAGGGGGCTTCGGCACTGGAAAAATTCCGCGCCAGACTGCGCAGGATGTAG